The sequence GGGGGCACCTGTCTTCCTCCATCCCCAATAAGACGTGTTTGGGAAGTGTAATCGGATCGGTTAACATCCCATGTCGGGGTTGGGTTTTATAGTGCCAAACTCCacgttttatatataaaaagaaaatgctgAACTTTTTAATCAAGatcattcaaattaaatgattaaatttagaTGGAATGGGTATGAGAATCAGACAGGGGTGTTCCAATTGATACTGGGCCTGTAGGTGGCCCAACCTGCAATAATTTATCAACATGAGGAAACTACTTGGGAAGCTTGGGCTTCCAAGGATCAATTTGTTAGACTAGACTGTTAAGCTTGGGCCTGTACATGGGCCATGGCTGTAGTGTGAGCGAGTTGGGCCCAATCTAACTTCAGCCTGATTTGAGATATCTCAACCCAACCTATATGGTCAAATTGGGCCTGGGTTAAGGCTTCATCAACTCGAtgatgaaaatatgaatttccATGAGAATATTGATGGTTTGATTTTGTGGATGCATTCATACAGatagaattttttataaaaataaaattaaaaaatacaaggTAATAAAACTATGTATAAGGTATAAAGCAATGAGGCGGGAGTTACACATACAACATCAGCTGACtaactaataatattttttttttaatccaatcaGTAGGATGAGGAGGATGTGGTTCAAATTAAGTGTCTATCCATTCATTGTTGGCTCCATTACCACCACTCAACGCTTTTTCTTATCAATTCAACCCTCAATCTCAAACTCGCTTTATTGGAACACCAACTCATAATCAAAGCACTTTTCAATAATTCACTACCATTCCAAACTCatttagaatataaaatttaatttcatagaaaaatattgtatagaaaataacttttgagtaataattttttatttttataccaacgttttaaattattataaatggatataaaaactaatatttttttaataaaaaataaatttcgacagtaatttgaattaaattttttttttttttcaggaatTCGGGTCAATAGCATTATTGAAAATGAGGATAACGAGAAAAAAACGAGGATAATGAGAGGGAATGAGGAAAAGCAGACGTTAACTGCCAAACGGTCCTGTCGAACGAGGAATCGGCGAGGAAATGGTGGTGAGATCTCGATCGAATGAAGCGGCCGGATAAAGCGGCGCCTTTTTCTGTCAGCTAAAAGTACGGCGCTGAGCCAGGCGAACGGTTCACGGCACGTGTGCGATTCTCATTGGTTGCCTTCTGATTACACCAAAAAATACCCCACTTGTGAAAGTGTAGTATTCCACGCGCTTCCTAtatctacaatttttttatagttattttaaaattttaaattatataataaaaataacattttccttaaaaaaattgaaaattagagaaaataagataactggaaaatagaaaaaaattaagggaaagGCGTGGCGATTTTCCACTTCTTCTCATTTTAACAATATTGAAGTAATTTCTATTATTGTTCAATATTGTCtgtaaaatacttttattaaaaaagaataaaaaaatttgctttGAGTTATTTGGGGAAAATATATGAGTTTGCttgtaaactatttttaaaacatatatttttatgttttaatttttaaaatataaaatagttttaacttataaaatataattcacaaatttttttattaaaaatggttttctacaaatttggtttaaaaaaaatattattttataaaataaatttaagatacttttaatatcttttttgtaataactaaaaatataaaaaatattttaaaaagaaaaataagattaaaaaacgcttaaaatagttttttaacttaagtaatgtatttctttttactaaataaaaaaagtcaaatattaatGTCAATCgatataattaaagttaatcgatttattatattaatgggttattttcaattaaatataaaaaataaaattttaattttttctattcaattaaaaaataaacgcTATCTCaaagtgtttttcttaattaaaatatttttaaacctaCACCTTGAGAAGttatttaacaaataaaccTTAGATGAGAGGAAAAGTGCTTGTTTAGAGCTCAATTCATGAAAAGTGGTGTGAAAAGAGATTCTTCAACTTTTCCATGAGAATGGAAAGGAGATATTTTAGAAGTCCCAGAAAAAGTGGTTATATGACACCAAATTGATTCTCCAATACTCATAAATTAATGCATCACCGACTTTATGGAATTCATTTCCCCACTGCAAATACATTTGTCCTTTTTgtaacattttaataaaattttgattagtgTCAAAATTAAATCCTCTCTCTAGTGACCTAGTCTACTAAGCCATCGTAcatcaaacacatttttaaatgATATCCCTTTAATAGTCACACATGTCACTTATATATTTGAgtcatgttatttttatatttaataataattattattatttgtctcATTTTAGTGAGTTGGTTGAGAAACCCAaatggttttgatttttttgtctGAAGCGGGAGATAAATATGGAATCATTAATGGTAGTGGGCGTACATGCATTAATTTCGTTTAgtttctatcaaaatttcacTTTATCCAGGTTAGGTCAATTTTCAATGGTCATTGTCCCCAAGGGAGGGAGTCAGGTGGTACAAAATTTGAATAGAGGGGGGGTGCATATAGGAATGAAAGCCTGCTCATATCATACGTCACCCATCCCTTCCCCACCTCCGTATACTTGTCCTTCCCTAATTCAATTAGGGCATTGTCTGAAAACACTTCccaactcaaatataaaaaaatatcttaaaataatttaatgaatttagtGAGAAGAGCTTATCACTTACAAAAATAAAGACTAATATGTTACTTTTCTTAAAAGCTCTATTTTGATTATGCATggagttattttatatttataaaataatattaatatttctgTTAAAGTTATAGCactaaaacttaaaaaaaaaaaagaaaaaaaaaagaggagaagttatctcttgtgagttGTGACAGCTTGATTGCAAATAACTCAGCTCCCCACTATTGCTAGACATAGGGCCTACTATTGCATAAAGAGCCAACTAGAATCTCAAATTATATAATGAATACCAAATTTTAGGTAAGAGCAATTAAAGCCCGTTtagaaattagttttaaaacagttttctagtttaataaatttttaatgaaaaatcaatttttgagaatttgttttgaaaataaattaacatttagagtaaatttgttttaaaaaatattctcaaacaaactattaatataccaagaaaagataaaaaaaaagaaaaagaaaaagaaaggaatgtATACAATGGTTTAAATCTATCAATttgatttcttaaattttcaaataaattgatctGTGATTTCAACCCATTCTTATGATCTCACATACCACATGAATATTCCTCAAATTGGCTAACGTAATTCCTAAAAGAAAAGTTCTAActgtaatattattttaaccATCTtcttcatggttttttttttttttttttttttatggttataaACAACAATTGTTGTGAAGTATGGTACCATCAAAAGTGATTTGGTTACGTGATGTTTTGCTTCCTAAAAGATTATTATAAAGTATAGTACCATCAAAGTTCTAGCTTGGTTCTTGAAAAGTTCAtgcaaaattttttgtttcaaaggaaagaaaaaaattatcattttatccatagaaaagtttgaaaaaaaaaaaaaaaacttgcaaagaaatattaaatataagaaaatggtattttcctaaaaaaatttctctttatatttaatttcaaggcacctcaagagaaagaaaacggagatgaaaaattatgaagaaaataaataaataaaatttataagtttattttatttgattttaaaaaagttaaaaggaaagaaaactaaattataTAGTATTTTCTTCATCTTCCCTCACTTTtaattcgaaaaaaaaaaaaacaaaaaaaaatctttaacaattttcctctttttctgaGTGCTTTTCTGCTTCCCTTtaactatttttcctttcttaataattttcaaatattaaatataggcttaataatttttaaggaccaaatataatattaaaacatggcttaagaaataatttttttttttttttttggtattttgataTTAGTATCTAAGTTACATTTTAGTAAGTGGGTGTTTGTAGACACATCAAAATTGTAAAATTGAGGAGAAGTCTTCAATGCTGAAATTTACAGTAGAATAACTCAGAAGACTCCTAAAGAAGTAAATTTGAGATCAGGTCACCGTCCACTGTACGTCTGGAAAAAGAGACCAGTGGAGCATGACACTTTTCATTTATTGTTTAGAGAAAAAGCGAGCGGTGAAAGCAGCATCATGTCGAGGTGAAACCATGAAAAAAAAGGGGCaaagaaatgtaaaaaaaagCCATGTCGGCTGCCTCTGAAGCAACATCGAATTCCACGCTTCTGAGACGCTGAGACCACCCACCAACTCCCCACAATTCATTgtcttttcttctctctttctttttctctctctttttctttcttctttacttctttctcatttccaaaattttcagtCACGTACGACCCATGAAGAGAActaagaaagataaaaaaaaaaaaaggaagaagaagaagaagaagaagaagagagaagtaGTGTTCTGAATTCTGGGTCTTCTACAAAGTTAATCATAGGAAAGTCAATTAACAACAATATGGTGAAGGAATCAATCAAAGACCGATCGTTCTACTGTTTCTAAAGTTGGAGCTGCCAGCCAACCTAAAGGTGAAACGAAATAAGGATCCGCAGTGGTAAAGGCGATGGACGATAACTATATATGTTACTACGTATATatttacatacatatatatatatatatatatatatatatatatattaatcctCGTACAAAATGATTGTTTGAGATGTATGTATCCAAGCAATGAAAGTGTCGACCTTGTGCTCAATGCTTGGTACATATAGGTGTATGTGATATGGAGTAAAAAGGGATCACTTCTGGCTTGGGATGGCTTCATGGCTTCCTTACAAAATGTTCCGTACAGAGTTGAATCCATAGGCTCTAGTCTCGGCACTACTGCATGGCCTGTGCACATTCAGAGTAGCATAATGAAATCAACCCAACATGGTATCAGTAGTAAATTGAAATAATGGTTTAATTATCAAGTTGAATAGAGCTCGATATTTAGTTAGATAGGTAGCTTGGCATGAGATACAAGGCATCCATGGAGTGGCCGCGTGGGGCCACCCCATCTGACACGAGCCATTGGgggttttccattttctttttggacTGGACATCGGGTGAGTTGTATGTGTATGGTGCACAATGATGTGAACCCAAATCTTTGGTGTCACCTCAGAATAATGGTTTTTACTACTGAGGAGAATCATTTTGATGATGATCTTTGACCTGGGTTGCAGATGATATTCTTCTAGATATAGTGGTACCACCACATGGGTTCCCCTCAAGTTTAACAGCTAccttatgaaatatatatataaaaaaaaggcaatTTTAACTAAATAACAAATCCCTTTCTGAATAACTAGATATAACTCCTGAATTCTTTCATGCCATATAAGTTCAGAGTCTACTGACTTTAATGCGCTTTTTAGGTTTTATAGTTATAAAAAAGGCCATTTATATGGAATAGTTCCAAAGCATTCTAGTGGGGGTTACTAGAAATCATCATCCATTTAAGTCAATTCCAACCACATGTTTATATGGAAGTTCTTTGAATTTGAATGTATATATACTAGATGAGAAAGCATTACAAAGTGGAAAATAATCAGGATAAAAGGCAATCTAAGAGCACTAAATCCTACAAGAACTACATGCTTTCAGTAATTAATGATGATGCATGGTCGAGAGAAACAAGGAAACATACAGTATACATCACAAACaagacaacatatgattcaatcaCCAACTATGTAGGTTTACGGATCAAATTGGGATTTCATTTCTCATATATAAATCGTTTCGGGGCAGGTTAGGGCCAGTCAACATAGACGTACCATTCATGCAAGTGGGGTGATCGCCAGTGGGGTTACATGTCAAGGGCATCTCACCACAATTTGAGACTAGTCAGTGTTGTCCACACATGCAGAAGCTGAAATTCCTTAATTGGATAAAAGTAAACAAGCCATTGATGAACTAAAAATAAGCACTctgatcataaaaataatatatacggATCTTAACTAAATTGCCCATCAAACCACTCAGAACACGTGTAGGGCCTCACTGAGATAttgatcaaaatataatatttcatcATTCGGTGGATACTTTATTTTACATTAAGGAAGTTAGGCATGCAGAGCCACTTATGATAATGCAATGAGCTAAAAAAGTGTAAATACCAAAAGCCTTGATTCAATGAACCAAAATCTAGGACAAGATCACTTGCTAAATGATGTGGGCATGTTGGGATAAATGCGAGATGTTAATTTACCTTTCAATCCTAGACCTGAGTATGACTATTCAACCCACCAAGAAATTATACGTTTCACAGGCCACTTGCTGTGTGTGAAAACTTTCCTTTAAATCATTTCCCCTTTTCCAAAGTTTTGTCCTTCCTAAAAGGGatgaaaaatggtatttttcCAAGGATTTCAACTTATTCGTGGATAATGAAAGATGGTAATTCAACTTGGGTTCGTTGGGTTTATCGCGGAATGTCATTATTAATTATCTGCTAAAGATTCTCAAGTTCAACACAAAGTCAAACAAGGCTTATGGACTCATATGAAAAGAGGGTAGTTCGATCTTTCTAGATTGGATTTTGACTATAACATATCCAAATAATTTGTATTCACATAATTCAAATAATGGGCATGAATTACAGAAGTCAAGTGAGCGAGTCTATACCGTCTTTTTCTCTTCATCCATTGCGCATTCCAGGAGGCACCATGTCCCCAAGCAGTCCTTCATCAGTGGGAAGCTGTGGGCTTGGCTCAGCCAGTGCGCGTGCTTCTCTAGCTTGGGCTGGGACTTGGTGTGACTGTGCCATGCTACCACTATGAGAACCTTCACGGTGGAACGACATATCTGGATAATAAAAGTGTGATGTTAATGGAGGGGTCATACGGCCATCAAAGGTAACCTCTTGACTAATGACTCCACCGCGGGGGAATCCAACTGTATGATGACAGTGTTGGCCTTCATATGTAGTGATTACGATGCTGGGATCCTCCGAGGAGCGTTCAACTCTTTTCTTCACCGTGCATTTGCTGTTTGTGCACCGGTAATAGCTCCTgcaaaatgtataaataaaattaatcttttttcaATACAAATCCAATTTATCTGCTATATAACTAGctaacaatgattttttttccaaccCAAGAAATCCCAGAATGCAGCCAAAAAAGGTGATTAATCTAGGCATATAAAACAATCCAGACTTTAATATGCCatggaaaaataaatcattaatctatagaataaaaataaaggttaaAATATACGTTCAATCAGTTTGATTTTATGTAACGATTTTGCGAACTGCTTATGGTTTTGGGCATATCAAGAAGACCCACAAACTGTCATGCAAGAAATTGGTTGAATTGCTGAAATTGACTGTAACAGTTGTTGAGCTACAGAagctaaattaaattaaagaagtcACAAACCTAGGAAAAGGACTATTTTTAACAGCCTTTTGTCCATACTTCCGCCAGCGATAACCGTCTTCAAGATGATCAACTTCACTCTTGGTCATAAACGCAAAGCGCGGCTGCCTAATTCGCTTTTGCCCCTTCTTCCGCCCCTTACTCCTACAGAATATTTCAccaaaaattatcaaatcaaaactaaatcTTTACTATAAGACAACTGTATTAACGAACATTTGTCACAAGTATTTCCAATTGAAATTTTTAGTGATTCCAAAGCGACTAAAGGTAAATTCTAGAAATTTTatcattgaattgaaattaagtCAATTCTATCATAATTGACAATGTTACAGAAAAGAGAAGTATCCAAGGATGTAGGCATTGAGGTGTTCTATcaaaacaagaacaagaacaagaagGCCAGAAAACAAAGAAGGATGTCGATCCTATGTATAATTGAtagacaaaatgaaatcaaatatgtgGAAAAGCAACaatcatatcaaatatctgtTCTCCAACCATTGTAATAAATAGGTGTAACGAATCCATTAATGCATTGTTGTACAAGGCATAAAAACTTGATCATTTCATAGGGTTTTCACAGCATTGAGACACCGCGCCCATTGGGTTCTACACACcttaaaaagagagagagagagagagagagagagaaaggaggaGAGGAATCAGTATACTGGCAGAATATTTACAGAATTTTAAAAAGTGCCGGCATGCATTAATTGTaagtaatattataaaatgaagTGAAAAATCTTCATCACATGGAATGAGaataaaatgaagatgatatAACAGTTGGAGATGGTGGAAGAGAATATACATGATGCGAGGAGTGAATTTTGAGGTAGAGGAAATGACTTTCATGCTCATAACCAAACAGCTTTACTTCTGGAAATAGATCATAAGAAACAGCAGAATAAAAAGCAAATAATTTGAGTGCAGGTGCTCATAAGCAAAGGGGAAAAAATCTAGGGGTTGTTTTTCAAAAGGAAGACTCCGATTATTCGCTGAAACGAAAAAGGTCGCTGCACTGCACGCCACTCCCGCCGCAATGACGGCGGAGACGAAGGATTTGATAAATTGCAGAGAGGCCCCTCTATTAGACGGAATTTGTGTAGCGCCACCACTTGCCGACTTGCGTTTAGAATTTGACGTTTATGGAGCGTACGGACACGAAATGGCAttcggttttatttttctttattttaatttatttcttctttttggaCTTTCTTTTAGTTGACGGAATTTTATTTTGCCCATGGAAAAAGCAGTTAATTACGATTTAATCACGCGGACAACATGGAGTCCGTGAAACGCCCACTCACGGTATTTCAGGAGGCTTCCCGCCGCCGGACCCCGTCGACTTCTCCGGCGGATCCTCGCTGGAGCTCGAAGACACAGACGGATTCGACGTCGACGCGTCACCAGCTTTCTCCGCCGATCCGATTTGCGCTGCCGCGGCTGAACACTCCAAACCGCTGCTCTCTGCCAACGGCAACCTTCCCGCCAAATCTGAACTCTCGATCCGCTCCACGTCGCCGAACCTCTCCGGCTTGAGACTCCGGTGGTGAGCCTCCTCCGGCTGCAGATTCCACCCAAACTCGCTCAGAATACTGCTCTCCCTATCACTGCCGAAGAAGTAGACACTGTCGGACTCAGCTCCCAGTGTCCAGCTCGAGTCTCCGGAGAAGTCGTTTCCCGGATCGGGATTGTCGTTATCGTCCATGGCTCCTGCGACGATCTACAGCGGAGGCATGGAGAATTGGAGAGGATTCTCCAATTCCAGCGAGAATTGAAAGAGAATTCACGGCGAGCACGCGGAGAGAGAAGCAAAGCTAGGGTTTTTGGAGAGGACGCGTAGGATATAGAACTTTTTTCAACAGCCTTGAAGGCTTTGTCCTGtagatatagagagagaaagaaatacACTCTAAAGAGGaataatagagagaaaaatgaaagagaaaaaaaagaagggaaaaaggagataaaagaaaagaaaataaaatttggggcCGCCAACCTctgaaatagagagagaaagagagagagcacGGGGGATAGGCTGGTATTTGATTGAGTATGGATGAGCGAGAGCGTCCCCACGCGCATCTTTAAAAGTGTGCCCAGTTCTCTGATATTTTTTTCCGACCACTTTACCACatacttttgtttttccatGCTACAgagttttatataataataatattattattattagttttttaaaaaaacctaaatatcGATCCACCTCCAAGTTACTCTGTAGTTTGCCTGGACATCTATACACGTGaatagaggttttttttttttttttcttaaattattatataaaaatcatagCTCATTAGTCTATTTCTGTCTCAACATTTTATTTCGACAGAGAAATCCCAACATTTGTATCTAAAAATTGCGTTTTATATCTTTGGTTTGGCCTATTTAAAGAATCActaataattgtatttttaattttttaaaaaataaaataaaatacctcAATCAATTTGATGTTTACATGGCCaagtcaagtttttttttttttgttttttttatatgaatgatACGATGATTTGTGAttgaattacattttttttacgAGGtacaaaaaagaagtttttcaataccctataaatacccttgatatagaaaatttttaatttgtcaCATGTTTGTGATGCTAGAAAAACAATCCATATATTTAATATTCGATAATTCATagatatttatatatgatttaGGTATCATATCGAGAAAGAATACGATAACTTTGTTATATTCATCTGACTTTGAAtacatttgttattttttattttatgtaaagtaaatatgataattaatttttttttttcatgtaaatttataagtttttgtattttatataaaattatattattttataattttaaaattaaaaaatgggaGTATATGAAAACCAACATTTACtatttcatacatttttatgatgaattaaacttttatgaaatgatcatttatttttatttattttttaatttatatctagATTAAATTTATAATCATTAAATCCCCTAGTTATAGGAATTTACATCAATTTCTATCTAATTTGCaacataataaattattataatgagaataacatttaatgaaaattcttaattttgaccataactttaaataaaaataagttcataattacattttgaaaatttattctaaaaaatatgatccattCTTAAATGTAGACAGACATCAATGAATCAAATGCATTTGAAAGGTTTTTCTAAACCACCatgaattcttttttaattaaaatttctgaagaaaattcaaatataataaaaattatttaaaaaaattggtagaagttattattcaattttaaagcAAATTTCTTCCACTTCTAGATGCCCACGGAGTGTGTGGCCAACCGGTCAAGCCCGTTGTTAAAAAATCAACCACAAGAGCCTTACCGATTGAGAAACTTTAACCACACACATGAAGCTAGGCGTGTTGGCCACGCTCTCTCAAAATGCTTAGTTTGGTAATTGTCTTTCTAACAATGAGTTTTTGGCTCTTTCCTTTCATACTcacacaccttttttttttttttttctttttttcttttcatttttcatttttggcatttATAATTCTAGTATTTACACTCATAAATgggcagatttttttttttttcaattttaatatatcatttgaattgttgattataaaatgaaaattaatcttttcacattattatttagaaaaaaaaaagagagagagagagagaaaagtagTTGTTAGgatgtaagaaaaaaattacactTTCACGTTGGATTCAAAGAAAAAGAGTGAGGTTGAAAATTGGATATgaattgttattgttgttgtccTTGTATTGAAAGGccaatttagttttgttttcattaatttgattttggacTATGGCCCacaaatcaaactaatgatcttgaaaattaaccaaaaaggATTGGATCCATTAATGTA is a genomic window of Vitis riparia cultivar Riparia Gloire de Montpellier isolate 1030 chromosome 1, EGFV_Vit.rip_1.0, whole genome shotgun sequence containing:
- the LOC117925043 gene encoding probable WRKY transcription factor 57, with protein sequence MDDNDNPDPGNDFSGDSSWTLGAESDSVYFFGSDRESSILSEFGWNLQPEEAHHRSLKPERFGDVERIESSDLAGRLPLAESSGLECSAAAAQIGSAEKAGDASTSNPSVSSSSSEDPPEKSTGSGGGKPPEIPSKGRKKGQKRIRQPRFAFMTKSEVDHLEDGYRWRKYGQKAVKNSPFPRSYYRCTNSKCTVKKRVERSSEDPSIVITTYEGQHCHHTVGFPRGGVISQEVTFDGRMTPPLTSHFYYPDMSFHREGSHSGSMAQSHQVPAQAREARALAEPSPQLPTDEGLLGDMVPPGMRNG